A window of the Archocentrus centrarchus isolate MPI-CPG fArcCen1 chromosome 9, fArcCen1, whole genome shotgun sequence genome harbors these coding sequences:
- the gda gene encoding guanine deaminase: MATSDRPDTPIAFVYRGTFVHSTQQTALQTLEDALLGVDTQGKVAFIREGKELEKVSQTFGFKPSDVTQLAQHEFFMPGLVDTHIHASQYSYAGTALDMPLLQWLKTYTFPVESRFKDLEFARKVYTQIVRRTLRNGTTTACYFATIHTEASLLLGQIANDFGQRALVGKVCMDRNNSVEHYKETLQESQDETCRFIKELLNKKYPLVKPVVTPRFAPSCTGALLKQLGEIAKNNNLHIQSHISENVEEVKLVKELFPDSESYTDVYHKYNLLTDKTVMAHGCYLSDEELALFRETGASLSHCPNSNFSLCSGVLNVRNVLKHNVKLGLGTDVAGGYSASVLDAVRRTLDASKVLTIQDPAHDVTLSFEEVFKLATLGGSQALSLNDQTGNFEVGKDFDALRINVAAEDGPIDLIQPEKPKILLEKFLNLGDDRNIAEVFVAGKKVVPFTEPKEETTGLEGGNRHPTR, encoded by the exons ATGGCAACCTCTGACCGACCCGACACCCCAATAGCGTTTGTGTACAGGGGCACATTTGTCCACTCGACTCAACAAACTGCGCTACAAACGCTGGAAGATGCGCTCCTGGGAGTAGATACACAGGGAAAG GTTGCTTTTATCAGGGAAGGCAAGGAGTTAGAAAAAGTGTCTCAGACCTTTGGATTCAAGCCATCTGATGTCACTCAACTGGCACAACA TGAGTTCTTCATGCCGGGTCTGGTAGACACTCACATCCATGCATCACAGTATAGCTATGCTGGCACAGCCTTGGACATGCCTTTGCTGCAGTGGCTTAAAACCTACACCTTCCCTGTGGAGTCACGCTTTAAGGACTTGGAGTTTGCCCGCAAGGTCTACACTCAAATTGTG AGAAGAACCCTGAGAAATGGAACAACCACCGCATGTTACTTTGCTACAATCCATACTGAAGCCTCTCTCTTGTTGGGCCAGATTGCTA ATGACTTTGGACAGCGTGCCTTGGTTGGCAAGGTGTGCATGGACAGGAACAATTCGGTGGAACATTACAAAGAGACCTTGCAGGAGTCTCAAGACGAGACTTGCCG GTTCATTAAAGAACTCCTGAACAAAAAG TACCCTTTAGTGAAGCCTGTGGTGACTCCCCGTTTCGCTCCATCCTGCACAGGAGCTTTGCTTAAACAGCTGGGAGAAATTGCTAAAAATAACAACCTGCACATTCAG AGTCATATCAGTGAAAATGTGGAGGAAGTGAAGCTTGTGAAGGAGCTGTTTCCTGATTCAGAGTCTTACACAGATGTCTATCACAAATACAACCTGCTCACTGACAAG acagtgatggcCCATGGGTGCTACCTCAGTGATGAAGAGTTGGCTCTATTCAGAGAGACAGGAGCATCTTTGTCCCACTGTCCCAATTCCAACTTTTC GTTGTGCAGTGGAGTGTTAAATGTCCGCAATGTCCTGAAGCACAATGTGAAGTTGGGGCTGGGAACAG ATGTGGCTGGAGGCTATTCTGCCTCTGTGCTCGATGCCGTGAGGAGAACTCTGGATGCATCTAAAGTCTTGACCATCCAGGACCCAGCACATGACGTAACACTCAGTTTTGAGGAGGTGTTCAAACTAGCCACACTGGGAGGCAGCCAAG CCTTGTCCCTGAATGACCAAACGGGGAACTTTGAAGTGGGCAAAGACTTTGATGCCCTGAGGATTAATGTAGCTGCTGAGGATGGGCCTATTGACCTCATCCAGCCTGAGAAACCAAAG ATTCTTTTGGAAAAATTCTTGAATTTGG GTGATGATCGTAACATAGCGGAGGTGTTTGTAGCTGGCAAGAAGGTGGTGCCATTCACCGAGCCAAAGGAAGA AACAACAGGGTTGGAgggagggaacagacaccccacacggtag
- the c9h9orf85 gene encoding uncharacterized protein C9orf85 homolog: MSSQRGNLARSRGQKHQNTTAFKNDKYGATTQVKKANSKIHDGLCQHCKGVLEWKVKYNKYKPLTQPRKCVKCSQKTVKDAYHIICKPCSLQLEICCKCGKKEDIVIPVNSHLEIKEQEADEHRKNGCQQGKKDMDGLDSDDDYDDEEEEDEDSDSDSVAKKTQKKSAVLPDVSPISIND, translated from the exons ATGAGTTCTCAGAGGGGTAATTTGGCTCGATCTCGGGGCCAGAAGCATCAAAACACCACTGCCTTCAAAAACGACAAGTACGGGGCGACTACACAAGTGAAG AAAGCAAATTCAAAGATCCATGATGGGCTTTGTCAACACTGTAAGGGTGTTCTTGAGTGGAAAGTTAAGTACAACAAATACAAGCCACTAACACAGCCTAGAAAGTG tgtcAAGTGCTCTCAGAAGACAGTAAAAGATGCGTATCACATCATTTGTAAGCCCTGCTCTCTTCAGTTAGAGATCTGCTGCAAGTGTGGGAAGAAGGAGGACATTGTTATTCC GGTTAACTCACATCTGGAGATAAAAGAGCAAGAAGCTGACGAACACAGAAAGAATGGGTGTCAACAGGGGAAGAAAGACATGGATGGCTTGGACagtgatgatgattatgatgatgaagaagaggaagatgaagactCAGACAGTGACTCAGTAGcaaaaaagacacagaaaaaatCTGCTGTGCTGCCAGATGTGTCCCCAATCAgtattaatgattaa